In the Diceros bicornis minor isolate mBicDic1 chromosome 22, mDicBic1.mat.cur, whole genome shotgun sequence genome, one interval contains:
- the PLIN2 gene encoding perilipin-2 translates to MVSAAVDPQPSVVTRVANLPLVSSTYDLVSSAYMSTKDQYPYLKSVCEMAEKGVKTITSMAMTSALPIVQKLEPQIAVANTYACKGLDRIEEKLPILNQPTNQVVANAKSAMTGAKDAVTTTVTGAKDSVASTITGVMDRTKGAVTGSVEKTKSVVNGGINTVLGSQMVQLVSSGVENALTRSELLVDQYLPLTEEELEKEAKKVEGFDSVQKPSYYIRLGSLSTKFRSRAYQQALSRVKAAKQKSQETISQLHSTVNLIEFARKNVHSANQKIQDAQDKLALSWVEWKRSISHDDTDESHCAEHIESHTLAIARNLTQQLQTTCHTLLCNVQGLPQNIQDQASHLGVMAGDIYSVFRNIASFKEVSDGLLTSSKGQLQKMKESLDDVMDYLVNNTPLNWLVGPFYPQLTESQNAQNKGTEKDTTSQEAQQPEHKTH, encoded by the exons ATGGTATCTGCTGCAGTTGATCCACAACCG AGCGTGGTGACTAGGGTGGCCAACCTACCCTTGGTGAGTTCCACCTATGACCTTGTCTCCTCGGCTTACATGAGTACAAAGGACCAGTATCCCTACTTGAAGTCTGTGTGTGAGATGGCAGAGAAGGGCGTGAAGACCATCACCTCCATGGCCATGACAAGTGCTCTGCCTATCGTCCAAAAGCTAGAGCCACAAA TTGCAGTTGCCAATACCTATGCCTGTAAAGGGCTAGACAGGATTGAGGAGAAACTGCCGATTCTGAATCAGCCAACAAACCAG GTGGTTGCCAATGCCAAAAGTGCTATGACTGGGGCAAAAGATGCTGTGACGACTACTGTGACTGGGGCCAAGGATTCTGTGGCCAGCACAATCACTGGGGTGATGGACAGGACCAAAGGCGCGGTGACTGGCAGCGTGGAAAAGACAAAGTCTGTGGTCAATGGCGGCATTAACACCGTCTTGGGAAGTCAGATGGTACAGCTGGTGAGCAGTGGAGTAGAAAATGCGCTCACCAGATCAGAGCTGCTGGTAGACCAGTACCTTCCTCTCACTGAGGAAGAACTAG AAAAAGAAGCCAAGAAAGTCGAAGGATTTGATTCAGTTCAGAAGCCAAGTTATTATATTAGGCTGGGATCCCTGTCTACGAAGTTCCGCTCACGCGCCTACCAGCAGGCTCTCAGCAGGGTTAAAGCAGCAAAGCAGAAAAGCCAAGAGACCATTTCTCAGCTCCATTCCACCGTTAACCTG ATTGAATTTGCCAGGAAGAATGTGCATAGTGCCAACCAGAAAATACAGGATGCTCAGGATAAGCTCGCTCTCTCCTGGGTGGAGTGGAAGAGAAGCATCAGCCATGACGATACAGATGAATCCCACTGTGCTGAG cacatcGAGTCACATACCCTTGCTATTGCCCGAAACCTGACTCAGCAGCTCCAGACCACGTGCCACACCCTCCTGTGCAATGTCCAGGGGTTACCGCAGAACATCCAAGATCAGGCCAGTcacttgggggtgatggctggagaCATCTACTCAGTGTTCCGTAACATTGCCTCCTTTAAGGAAGTGTCGGATGGCCTCCTCACTTCCAGCAAGGGGCAGCTGCAGAAAATGAAGGAGTCTTTGGATGATGTGATGGATTATCTTGTTAACAACACGCCCCTCAACTGGCTGGTAGGTCCCTTTTATCCTCAGCTGACTGAGTCTCAGAATGCTCagaacaaaggcacagagaaggatACAACCAGCCAGGAGGCCCAGCAACCTGAGCACAAAACACATTAA